A genomic region of Phragmites australis chromosome 2, lpPhrAust1.1, whole genome shotgun sequence contains the following coding sequences:
- the LOC133905661 gene encoding uncharacterized protein LOC133905661 yields the protein MFWRMTGLSAASPVDTILDKENFTLEELLDEDEIIQECKALNSRLINFLRDKAQVEQLLRYVVEEVPEDAEKKRSFKFPFIACEIFTCEIDVILRTLVEDEELMDLLFSFVKPDHPHSTLLSGYFSKVVICLMLRKTAPLMSYVQGHPKIVVQLVDLIGITSIMEVLIRLIGADETIYSNYGDTLQWLENTNVLEMIADKFSSSDSPEVHANAAEILCAVTRCAPPSLAAKICSPSFVGRLFRHALEESRPKSVLVHSLSVCISLLDPKRLASASYQAFRSNLSHGALVTASPETVDGMLESLGNLLKLLDISAAENVLPTTYGCLRPPLGKHRLKIVEFISVLLTIGSETSEKELVRQSAIKCSIDLFFKYPYNNFLHHHVENIIVSCLEGKRIELIEHVLNECDIVGKILAAERASSLSTESNGPTVPSEEKTPPRIGNVGHMTRIANKLIQLGNSNNTIQTHLQENSEWVEWQSNVLVKRNEVENVYHWACGRPTSLHDRGRDSDDDDFRDRDYDVAALANNLSQAFRYGIYSNDDIEEAQGSLERDDEDVYFDDESAEVVISSLRLGDDQEGSLFTNSNWFTFDGERSINDRLAASVPSSSPNSEETSLETEETDDGKTIGAEDQMETVCLGNGPIEEAKDVAECTEQTNCSTEDEQSEDTEGLERRPDVLSGDTEVGTDEAAFAAAESSAPSVETEAESAAFAAAESSVPSVETEAERTIEEPTASSDLDNSVSEASPDPGVNGSTPTNSEVSSEQVTLDTDAQQPLKEVPAEDVDATKTDAVKANE from the exons CTTGCGTGACAAGGCCCAGGTGGAACAATTGCTTCGTTATGTTGTGGAAGAAGTTCCAGAGGATGCCGAAAAAAAGCGCTCTTTTAA GTTCCCTTTTATTGCTTGCGAAATATTTACTTGCGAAATTGACGTCATTTTGAGGACCCTAgtagaggatgaagag CTAATGGACCTGCTTTTCTCATTTGTGAAACCTGATCATCCGCATAGCACATTATTATCTGGTTACTTCAGTAAG GTGGTAATATGTTTGATGCTGCGGAAGACTGCCCCTCTTATGAGTTATGTTCAG GGGCATCCAAAGATAGTTGTCCAGCTTGTTGACCTGATTGGCATCACATCGATAATGGAG GTGCTGATACGACTGATTGGCGCTGATGAGACCATATATTCAAACTATGGTGATACATTGCAGTGGTTAGAAAACACAAATGTCCTTGAAATGATTGCAGATAAGTTTAGCTCATCG GATTCTCCTGAGGTGCATGCCAATGCTGCGGAAATTCTCTGTGCTGTGACTCGATGTGCACCTCCGTCTCTTGCTGCCAAGATATGCAGCCCAAG TTTTGTTGGGAGGTTGTTCCGACACGCTCTTGAAGAATCAAGACCCAAATCTGTTCTGGTTCATTCATTGTCAGTTTGCATATCTTTGTTGGATCCAAAAAGACTCGCATCGGCTTCCTATCAAGCATTCAGAAGCAACTTAAGTCACGGGGCCTTGGTCACTGCCAGTCCAGAGACAGTTGATGGTATGCTTGAAAGTCTAG GCAACTTGCTGAAGTTATTGGACATTTCTGCTGCTGAAAACGTTTTGCCTACAACTTATGGATGTTTACGCCCACCTCTTGGAAAACATCGTCTGAAG ATTGTAGAGTTCATTTCTGTGTTGTTGACAATTGGTAGTGAAACTTCTGAAAAAGAGCTAGTAAGGCAATCAGCAATAAAATGCTCCATTGATTTGTTCTTCAA GTACCCATATAACAATTTTTTGCATCATCATGTTGAGAATATCATTGTTTCTTGCCTGGAGGGTAAAAGAATTGAACTAATTGAGCATGTTCTTAATGAATGTGACATTGTTGGTAAGATTCTTGCTGCGGaaagagcttcttctttgtCAACAGAGTCTAATGGG CCTACTGTGCCCTCGGAAGAAAAAACTCCTCCAAGAATTGGCAATGTTGGTCACATGACAAGAATAGCTAATAAGCTTATTCAGCTAGGAAACAGTAACAACACAATCCAGACTCACTTGCAG gaaAATAGCGAGTGGGTTGAATGGCAATCGAATGTGCTGGTCAAGCGCAATGAGGTGGAGAATGTTTACCATTGGGCTTGTGG GCGCCCAACATCACTGCATGACCGTGGTAGGGATAGTGACGACGACGACTTCAGAGACAGGGATTACGATGTGGCAGCTCTTGCTAATAACTTGAGCCAGGCATTCCGATATGGGATATACAGCAATGATGACATTGAAGAG GCACAAGGATCACTTGAACGGGACGATGAG GATGTGTATTTCGATGACGAGTCAGCTGAGGTGGTAATATCTTCCCTACGTCTGGGAGATGACCAGGAAGG ATCCCtctttacaaattcaaattggTTCACATTTGATGGAGAGAGAAGCATCAATGACCGTTTAGCTGCCTCTGTTCCTTCATCATCACCTAATTCTGAGGAGACTTCTCTAGAAACTGAGGAAACTGATGATGGTAAAACCATTGGCGCTGAGGATCAAATGGAAACAGTGTGTCTTGGAAATGGCCCTATTGAGGAGGCAAAAGATGTAGCGGAATGTACTGAACAGACAAATTGTAGTACTGAGGATGAGCAATCAGAAGATACAGAGGGGTTGGAACGGCGTCCAGATGTTTTGAGTGGTGATACTGAAGTAGGTACAGATGAAGCTGCCTTTGCAGCAGCAGAATCTTCAGCCCCATCAGTTGAGACAGAGGCAGAGAGCGCTGCCTTCGCAGCAGCAGAGTCTTCAGTCCCATCAGTTGAGACAGAGGCAGAGAGAACAATAGAGGAACCGACAGCCTCATCTGATTTGGACAACTCGGTCTCTGAAGCCTCGCCAGACCCTGGTGTTAATGGCAGTACGCCCACTAACTCGGAAGTGTCTTCTGAGCAAGTCACCCTTGACACTGATGCCCAGCAACCATTAAAGGAAGTTCCTGCTGAGGATGTTGATGCAACGAAAACTGATGCAGTTAAAGCAAACGAGTGA